A part of Vallitalea longa genomic DNA contains:
- a CDS encoding GAF domain-containing protein, with amino-acid sequence MFQISDISYSTKKDFYDDVISYAKGLMYEEKDKIANLANISALLYNIMEKINWVGFYLYKNSELVLGPFQGKPACIRIKMGTGVCGTAASSRKIQVVSNVHEYKGHIPCDSETNSEIVIPIILNDTLLGVLDIDSPMIDRFDCEDSEYLSKLIKLITDHCDWNE; translated from the coding sequence ATGTTTCAGATTAGTGATATTTCCTATAGTACTAAGAAAGATTTTTACGATGACGTTATCAGTTATGCAAAAGGACTTATGTACGAAGAAAAAGATAAAATTGCAAATTTAGCTAATATATCTGCATTATTATACAATATAATGGAAAAAATAAATTGGGTAGGTTTTTATCTATATAAGAATAGTGAGTTGGTGCTTGGACCTTTTCAAGGGAAACCTGCTTGCATAAGAATTAAGATGGGAACAGGAGTCTGTGGTACTGCAGCAAGTTCTAGAAAGATTCAAGTTGTATCTAATGTACATGAATACAAAGGACATATACCTTGTGATAGTGAAACTAACTCAGAAATAGTTATTCCTATTATTCTTAATGACACATTGTTAGGAGTACTTGATATAGATAGTCCTATGATTGATAGATTTGATTGTGAAGATAGTGAATACTTAAGTAAATTGATTAAGCTTATTACTGATCATTGTGATTGGAATGAATAA
- a CDS encoding insulinase family protein — protein MVFELEKNYHGFKLIDEQDIKEINSVGRLFYHEKSGAKLVFISNEDNNKVFSVNFRTPPVDNTGLPHILEHSVLCGSRKFPLKDPFVELVKGSLNTFLNAMTFSDKTMYPVASLNDKDFINLIDVYMDAVFYPNIYERPEILRQEGWHYDLANPEEDITIKGVVYNEMKGAFSSPEQVLFRKIQQSLMPDTPYAYESGGDPDYIPNLTEEGFLDFHKKYYHPSNSYIYLYGDSDVVEMLQWLDDKYLSEFDSIEIDSKINRQEPFDEFAEKVEYYPISSNESEKGKTYLSYNVVVGSATNKMDYRSFDILEHVLLEAPGAPLKKALLDAGIGKDVFGSFDNSLLQSNFSIIAKNSDMSKKEEFVSVIKNTLQEIVDKGLDKRSVEAAINYFEFKIREADYGRYPKGIIYDMICMDSWLYDEDPFMHLSFDETFEKLKEGLKTDYYEKLIENCLINNSHGSVLIVEPKKGILAEREKQIEIELQEYKNSLTNDQINKLIKDTIHLEEYQSEPETKESLLKIPLLSLDDISKEPERFDLVETEIDNIKALLFPTFTNNIAYIKLLFDTKQIPVDLIPYIGLVSKVLSNMDTENYNYGELSNVININTGGINFSINIYGQNDEPEVFLPKFEVYGKCFNDRIPQLFELFSEIMFKTDFTDKGRLLQVISEAKSRIQMLLTSSGHIAAATRAESYFSNIALYKENTSGISYYRFLDKLETNFEEMAEEIISNLKKTIKYIFKPQNLIINMTSEKAAYGIFAGEVKHFISKLDDATLGLKNVKFDFSKNNEGFLTSDKIQYVAKAGNFITKGYHYSGTLKVLQTITSLDYLWNNVRIKGGAYGCMNAFTRNGNVYFTSYRDPNLKETLETYDKIDGFISTFDTDDREMTKYIIGTISNLDRPLTPALKGDKALGSYISNISYEDVLIERKEVLNTTKEDIRKTADLVKSVLKQDNVCVLGNENKLEKNKELFNELSHLFN, from the coding sequence GTGGTTTTTGAACTAGAAAAGAATTACCATGGTTTCAAATTGATTGATGAACAAGATATTAAAGAAATCAATTCAGTCGGAAGATTATTTTATCATGAAAAAAGTGGCGCAAAACTCGTTTTTATTTCAAATGAAGATAACAATAAAGTATTTTCAGTGAATTTTAGGACTCCACCTGTAGATAATACAGGATTACCTCATATACTTGAACATTCGGTTTTATGTGGTTCTAGAAAATTTCCTTTGAAGGATCCCTTTGTAGAGTTGGTGAAAGGTTCACTTAACACATTTTTGAATGCAATGACTTTTTCCGATAAGACCATGTATCCAGTAGCAAGTCTTAATGATAAAGACTTTATTAATCTAATTGATGTATATATGGATGCAGTTTTTTATCCTAATATTTATGAAAGACCAGAAATATTAAGACAAGAAGGATGGCATTATGATTTAGCTAATCCAGAAGAAGATATCACTATTAAGGGTGTAGTCTATAATGAAATGAAGGGAGCTTTTTCGTCTCCAGAACAAGTGTTGTTCAGAAAGATTCAGCAATCCCTAATGCCAGACACACCATATGCATACGAATCTGGAGGAGATCCAGATTATATACCTAATCTAACTGAAGAAGGATTCTTGGATTTTCACAAAAAATATTATCATCCATCTAACAGTTATATTTATTTATATGGTGATAGCGATGTTGTTGAAATGTTACAATGGCTAGATGATAAATATTTAAGTGAGTTTGACTCAATAGAAATAGATTCTAAGATAAATAGACAGGAACCATTTGATGAATTTGCAGAGAAAGTTGAATATTATCCTATATCTTCTAATGAAAGTGAAAAAGGTAAAACTTATCTAAGTTACAATGTGGTAGTTGGTAGTGCTACTAATAAAATGGATTATAGATCTTTTGATATTCTTGAGCATGTTTTACTGGAAGCTCCTGGAGCACCTCTCAAAAAAGCTTTATTGGATGCAGGTATAGGTAAAGATGTATTTGGTTCATTTGACAACAGCTTATTACAGTCTAATTTCAGTATAATAGCTAAAAATTCAGACATGAGTAAGAAAGAAGAATTTGTTTCTGTTATAAAAAACACATTACAAGAAATAGTTGATAAAGGACTTGACAAAAGATCAGTAGAAGCAGCCATCAACTATTTTGAATTTAAGATAAGAGAAGCGGATTATGGACGATATCCAAAAGGTATCATATATGATATGATTTGTATGGATAGTTGGTTATATGATGAAGATCCTTTCATGCATTTGTCGTTTGATGAAACCTTCGAAAAATTAAAAGAAGGTTTGAAAACCGATTATTATGAAAAATTGATTGAAAACTGTTTAATTAATAATTCTCATGGTAGTGTGCTTATAGTAGAACCAAAAAAAGGAATTTTAGCAGAACGTGAAAAGCAAATAGAGATTGAATTACAAGAATACAAGAATTCCTTAACAAATGACCAAATCAATAAACTTATAAAAGATACCATTCATCTAGAAGAATATCAAAGTGAACCTGAAACAAAAGAGTCTTTATTAAAAATACCTTTATTGAGTTTGGATGACATTAGTAAAGAACCGGAAAGATTTGATTTGGTAGAAACAGAAATTGATAATATCAAAGCATTATTATTTCCTACATTTACTAATAATATAGCATATATTAAACTACTATTTGATACTAAACAAATACCAGTTGACCTAATTCCATATATTGGGTTGGTTTCAAAAGTATTAAGTAATATGGATACTGAAAATTACAATTACGGAGAACTCTCTAATGTAATTAATATTAATACTGGAGGTATCAATTTCTCTATTAATATATATGGACAGAATGATGAACCTGAAGTATTCTTGCCTAAATTTGAAGTTTATGGAAAATGTTTTAATGATAGGATACCACAGCTTTTTGAGCTTTTTAGCGAAATAATGTTCAAGACAGATTTTACAGACAAAGGTAGGTTGTTACAAGTAATATCCGAAGCAAAATCTCGTATTCAAATGTTATTGACTAGTAGTGGACATATAGCAGCTGCTACAAGAGCAGAAAGTTATTTTTCAAATATTGCATTATATAAAGAAAATACAAGTGGTATTTCATATTATCGTTTCTTAGATAAACTTGAAACCAATTTTGAAGAAATGGCAGAAGAGATTATAAGCAATCTTAAGAAAACTATAAAATATATATTCAAGCCACAAAATCTGATTATAAATATGACATCAGAAAAAGCTGCCTATGGAATATTTGCTGGTGAAGTTAAACATTTCATTAGTAAATTAGATGATGCTACGCTTGGATTAAAAAACGTAAAGTTTGATTTTAGTAAAAATAATGAAGGATTTCTTACATCAGATAAAATTCAATACGTTGCAAAAGCAGGTAATTTCATAACTAAAGGATATCATTATTCAGGTACACTAAAAGTTTTACAGACCATTACCAGCTTAGATTATTTATGGAACAATGTTAGAATTAAAGGTGGAGCTTATGGATGCATGAATGCATTTACAAGAAATGGTAATGTGTATTTCACTTCTTACAGAGATCCTAACCTGAAAGAAACACTAGAGACTTATGACAAAATTGATGGATTCATCTCAACGTTTGACACTGATGATAGAGAGATGACAAAATATATTATAGGTACTATAAGTAACCTTGATAGACCTTTGACACCAGCTCTAAAAGGAGATAAGGCTCTTGGATCTTATATAAGTAATATTTCTTATGAAGATGTATTAATTGAAAGAAAAGAAGTATTGAATACAACAAAAGAAGATATAAGGAAGACAGCTGATTTAGTAAAATCAGTTCTAAAACAGGATAATGTATGTGTATTAGGAAATGAAAATAAACTAGAAAAAAACAAAGAATTATTTAATGAATTAAGTCATTTATTTAATTGA
- the era gene encoding GTPase Era — protein MEKFKSGFVTIIGRPNVGKSTLMNQLIGQKIAIMSDKPQTTRNKIQTIITNEKGQIIFIDTPGIHKPKHKLGEFMNKTAIDTFRQVDMVLWLVEPNKKIGKGDEFIIEQLGKLKTPVILIINKIDKIPRDEVLEVIATYKDAYNFAEIIPVSALKGDNTTDIPDIIFEYLDEGPQFFESDMITDQPERQIVAELIREKALHLLQQEIPHGIAVVIDRMKDRDNKDIVDIDATIICERDSHKGIIIGKQGTMLKKIGTRARIDIENLLGSKVNLKLWVKIKKNWRDSDFLLKNYGFNKNDIN, from the coding sequence TTGGAAAAATTTAAATCAGGATTTGTTACGATTATAGGTAGACCTAATGTAGGAAAATCTACATTGATGAATCAACTAATAGGGCAAAAGATTGCTATAATGTCAGACAAACCTCAAACTACAAGGAATAAAATACAAACTATCATTACAAATGAGAAAGGTCAAATTATTTTTATTGATACGCCTGGTATTCATAAGCCTAAACACAAGTTAGGTGAGTTCATGAATAAGACTGCGATTGATACTTTTAGACAAGTTGATATGGTATTGTGGCTGGTTGAACCTAATAAAAAAATAGGTAAAGGTGATGAATTCATAATTGAACAATTAGGTAAACTAAAAACACCTGTTATCTTAATTATCAATAAGATAGATAAAATTCCAAGAGATGAAGTATTAGAAGTCATAGCTACTTATAAAGATGCTTATAATTTTGCTGAAATTATTCCTGTGTCTGCATTGAAAGGTGACAATACTACGGATATACCTGATATAATATTTGAATATCTAGATGAAGGACCACAGTTTTTTGAAAGTGACATGATAACTGATCAACCAGAACGTCAAATTGTAGCAGAATTGATTAGAGAAAAAGCTCTGCATTTATTGCAACAAGAAATACCACATGGTATTGCAGTGGTAATAGATAGAATGAAAGATAGAGATAATAAAGATATTGTTGATATCGATGCTACAATAATATGTGAAAGAGATTCCCATAAAGGTATTATCATTGGTAAGCAAGGTACGATGCTTAAGAAAATAGGAACAAGAGCAAGGATAGATATAGAAAATCTTCTAGGTTCAAAAGTAAATCTGAAATTATGGGTGAAAATCAAAAAGAATTGGCGAGATAGTGATTTCTTATTAAAAAATTATGGATTCAATAAAAATGATATAAATTAA
- a CDS encoding YqzL family protein, translating into MVKNILWNLFENTGSIDVYLIYKQHESRESTYGKQKLTRTYENTKCVNSNIV; encoded by the coding sequence ATGGTTAAGAATATATTATGGAATTTGTTTGAAAATACTGGAAGTATCGATGTTTATTTAATTTATAAACAGCATGAGTCCAGAGAAAGTACTTATGGGAAGCAAAAACTAACAAGAACATATGAAAACACAAAATGTGTCAATAGTAATATTGTGTGA
- a CDS encoding LacI family DNA-binding transcriptional regulator, with translation MSVTIKDIAKLAGVSHATVSRALNDSSLISDKTKDRIKKIAKDNNYIPNYSAKSLKLDKSYNIGIFLSALEGTSPSFFYSSIKGVNRLMKERNYNLVVKAIDDLNGDYSMVNSKHYDGLLVFSQKREDDRFIKYIGALNIPVVILNRKINIKGTACVYSEDRDGAYKAVKYLIEQGHSRIGLIKGKEDFLNSSERLEGYKMAMNEAGLLINTKLIASGKFDVISGYKGMNKILDNNEKLPTAMFCSNDEMAFGAIKAIIEKGFSVPEDISVVGFDDIEMCKYITPELTTVRREIAMIAYNGTEILFDMLDNNSNKEFSHTKVDCKLKIRQSVHILNN, from the coding sequence ATGAGTGTTACTATTAAAGATATAGCCAAGTTAGCAGGTGTTTCACATGCTACAGTTTCAAGAGCACTGAATGATAGCTCATTAATAAGTGATAAGACAAAAGATAGGATTAAAAAAATTGCGAAAGATAATAATTATATTCCTAATTATAGTGCAAAGAGTTTAAAACTTGATAAGTCTTATAACATTGGAATATTTCTATCAGCTCTAGAAGGTACTAGCCCATCTTTCTTTTACAGCTCAATCAAGGGTGTCAATAGATTGATGAAAGAGAGAAATTATAACTTGGTGGTTAAGGCCATAGATGACCTTAATGGTGATTATAGTATGGTTAATAGTAAACATTATGATGGACTTTTAGTTTTTAGTCAAAAAAGAGAAGATGACAGATTTATTAAATATATAGGCGCACTCAATATTCCAGTTGTAATATTAAATAGAAAAATCAACATTAAAGGTACAGCTTGTGTTTATTCTGAAGATAGGGACGGCGCTTATAAAGCAGTCAAGTATTTAATAGAGCAAGGTCATAGTAGAATCGGATTAATCAAAGGTAAAGAAGATTTCTTGAACAGTAGCGAAAGATTAGAAGGATATAAGATGGCTATGAATGAAGCTGGTCTATTAATTAATACTAAATTAATCGCTAGTGGTAAATTTGATGTAATAAGTGGTTACAAAGGCATGAATAAAATATTGGATAACAATGAGAAATTACCTACAGCTATGTTTTGTTCCAATGACGAAATGGCATTTGGTGCCATAAAGGCTATAATTGAAAAAGGATTCAGTGTGCCAGAAGATATATCTGTAGTTGGTTTTGATGATATAGAGATGTGTAAGTACATCACACCAGAACTTACAACTGTTAGAAGAGAAATAGCAATGATTGCTTATAATGGTACGGAAATATTGTTTGATATGCTTGATAATAATAGTAATAAAGAATTTTCTCATACAAAAGTAGATTGTAAGTTGAAAATTAGACAGTCAGTGCACATATTAAACAATTAA
- a CDS encoding bifunctional 4-hydroxy-2-oxoglutarate aldolase/2-dehydro-3-deoxy-phosphogluconate aldolase — protein MKRMETIKKIVDSGVVAVIRAESKEDGMKIIEAVKAGGIKALEITMTVPGAVDIIKELTDLYKDEDVIIGAGTVLDPETARACILAGAEYIVSSSFNADTVKLCNRYRVPVMPGVMTPAEALKALESGVEILKVFPGNAFGPSIIKAFKGPMPQGNYMPTGGVSLENVHEWIEAGAVAVGTGSVLTKGAKTGNYELVTETAKKFINEVKESRKKLNK, from the coding sequence ATGAAAAGAATGGAAACAATCAAGAAAATCGTTGATAGCGGTGTTGTTGCAGTTATTCGTGCTGAGTCAAAAGAAGACGGTATGAAAATAATTGAAGCTGTAAAAGCTGGTGGAATTAAGGCACTTGAAATTACAATGACAGTACCAGGTGCAGTTGATATTATAAAAGAACTAACAGATTTATATAAAGATGAGGATGTTATCATTGGAGCAGGAACAGTTCTTGACCCAGAAACTGCAAGAGCATGTATCTTAGCAGGAGCTGAATATATTGTTAGTTCAAGCTTTAATGCTGATACAGTTAAATTATGTAATCGTTACAGAGTACCAGTTATGCCTGGTGTAATGACACCTGCTGAAGCTTTAAAAGCTCTAGAATCTGGTGTGGAAATTTTAAAAGTATTCCCAGGAAATGCATTCGGACCTTCAATTATAAAAGCATTCAAAGGACCTATGCCACAAGGAAATTATATGCCTACAGGTGGAGTAAGTCTTGAAAATGTTCATGAATGGATTGAAGCTGGAGCAGTAGCTGTAGGAACAGGTAGTGTTCTTACTAAAGGTGCTAAAACAGGAAATTATGAGCTTGTTACAGAAACAGCTAAAAAATTCATTAATGAAGTTAAGGAATCAAGAAAAAAATTAAATAAATAA
- a CDS encoding sugar kinase, whose protein sequence is MGKKVVTMGEIMLRLSTKGYERFTQAESFNVVYGGGEANVAVSLANYGFDAHFVSKLPDNPIGQSAVNHLRRFGVNTDYIARGGDRVGIYYLETGASMRPSKVVYDRADSAIAEADIEDFDFDEIFKDAEWFHFSGITPAISKKAAVLTEKALIAAKKHGVTVSVDLNYRKKLWTPEEAQKVMTNLMQYVDVCIGNEEDAEKVLGFKPGDTDVTSGSLELEGYKKIFKQMKDKFNFKYVVTTLRESYSASDNGWSALIYDGNEFYRSKKYDIRIVDRVGGGDSFAGGLIYGLLSSNDDFKYALEFAVGASALKHTINGDFNLVTADEVETLINGDASGRVQR, encoded by the coding sequence ATGGGTAAAAAAGTAGTTACTATGGGTGAAATAATGCTTAGACTTTCTACTAAAGGGTATGAGAGATTCACACAAGCAGAATCATTTAATGTGGTATATGGTGGAGGAGAAGCAAACGTAGCAGTATCTCTTGCTAATTATGGCTTTGATGCTCACTTTGTGTCAAAACTTCCAGATAACCCAATTGGTCAAAGTGCTGTTAATCATTTAAGAAGATTTGGTGTTAATACTGATTATATTGCAAGAGGTGGAGACAGAGTAGGTATCTATTATTTAGAAACCGGTGCGTCTATGAGACCTTCAAAAGTTGTATATGATCGTGCTGATTCAGCTATCGCAGAAGCAGATATTGAAGATTTTGACTTTGATGAAATCTTTAAAGATGCTGAGTGGTTCCATTTTTCAGGAATTACACCTGCAATTAGTAAAAAAGCGGCAGTTCTTACTGAAAAAGCGTTAATAGCAGCTAAAAAACATGGAGTAACTGTAAGTGTGGATCTTAACTACAGAAAGAAATTATGGACTCCAGAAGAAGCACAAAAAGTTATGACTAATCTTATGCAGTATGTAGATGTATGTATCGGTAATGAAGAAGATGCAGAAAAAGTTTTAGGTTTCAAACCTGGTGACACAGATGTTACTTCAGGAAGCCTTGAACTAGAAGGATATAAAAAAATATTTAAACAAATGAAAGATAAGTTCAATTTCAAATATGTTGTAACAACATTAAGAGAAAGTTATTCAGCATCTGATAATGGATGGTCAGCACTTATCTATGATGGTAACGAATTCTATCGTTCTAAGAAATATGATATTAGAATAGTAGATAGAGTAGGTGGAGGAGATTCATTCGCTGGTGGACTTATTTATGGTCTATTATCAAGTAATGATGATTTCAAATATGCATTAGAATTCGCTGTAGGTGCTTCAGCATTAAAACATACAATTAATGGAGACTTTAACTTAGTAACTGCTGATGAAGTAGAAACACTTATTAATGGTGATGCTTCTGGTAGAGTACAGAGATAA
- a CDS encoding DUF5050 domain-containing protein — MNGRYIKMNIIVLIFISVLVGCNGENSKNYKSTFDTETFQEDNDIINSVQEDNSSKDNYVKPRVKVDDEDQETLETFKVIESKKDITINYDMFKKQYANLSDDIIDMNDWWLYTECEHDNKPYIYRFNTKTGNKIRVCEGNIERKKLLQDKIYYANESGIKLLYNNQKINLINKPLDKYQKIKDGYIYIISNTLYHFNTLTNTESILDTFNNPIIGAKLTADSNDDEIIYCIKTEDEISVRIYNINTRSNKTILENQFCNNIISCGDKIFLFIDSDKTIYVYEDDKIKELVTTAYPTKNEIIYYDDRMFFASDMLYILDVNTYSIKAINTYSSKNRIIDLQGQDLYIYGRQLMLYDIEHQKLENKNIFLDLDMDINIDSNSIIQVDNEKDIIKKMDFDGNSYSNSNLGEFMNYFIGDDSIYLVDDRGIISLLDKDNLEKLNVNRKYDNSYIYQVVNKDNKKEFRIESYDASVHLNNNTYYPSSNHTLINLISDKNALEKIGIINSDWYDYNNKFITYVNEEGTLYYYNRYTKERKSLKVKNVNNLRVINNTIYYYSIDDKALFCYKNNRHSKIVDGNINKYEVLGNKVYYEDDYLYRVDKSGNNKEKLNNSLIKMLIKIKDNVFYINNEDINALYKINNNTESSELINIIPALTIDDYFTDDEKLYIYYLEKDKEVIKEININNLEFTDKLYENENCIIFNETLQGNNISSEIILGVYDKKKRDCLYYVRWFGGNQKFNDNYFYFTEKGNKYPSILRIDINNFNLEEIYECTKLTIDKPISFVANVNYLAIEEIDSGNDLMVNIYDIKTKDLLNSLNKYYKLGFLIDDYIYYISEDQKSINKYNIKENINETVIRADNLIQELYISDDTIYYGTIEDLKIL, encoded by the coding sequence ATGAATGGAAGATACATAAAAATGAATATTATTGTTTTAATTTTCATATCTGTACTTGTGGGTTGTAATGGAGAAAATAGCAAGAATTATAAATCAACTTTCGATACTGAAACATTTCAAGAAGACAATGATATCATAAACAGTGTACAGGAAGACAATTCTAGTAAAGATAATTATGTAAAACCCAGAGTAAAAGTAGATGATGAAGATCAAGAAACTTTAGAAACATTCAAAGTTATAGAATCCAAAAAAGATATAACAATTAATTATGATATGTTTAAAAAACAATATGCTAATTTATCAGATGATATTATTGATATGAATGATTGGTGGCTGTATACAGAATGCGAACACGATAATAAGCCATATATATATCGATTCAATACAAAGACAGGAAATAAGATTAGAGTATGCGAAGGTAATATTGAAAGAAAGAAACTTTTACAAGATAAAATATATTATGCTAATGAATCAGGGATAAAATTACTTTATAATAATCAAAAAATTAACTTAATTAATAAACCTCTAGATAAATATCAAAAGATAAAAGATGGTTATATCTATATAATATCTAATACTCTTTATCATTTTAACACTCTAACTAATACAGAAAGTATTTTAGATACATTTAATAATCCAATTATTGGTGCAAAGTTAACAGCAGATTCGAATGATGATGAAATCATATATTGCATTAAAACTGAAGATGAGATTTCGGTTAGGATTTATAATATTAATACAAGGTCCAATAAAACTATATTGGAAAATCAATTCTGCAATAATATTATTAGTTGTGGAGACAAGATTTTCTTGTTTATTGATTCCGACAAGACTATATATGTATATGAAGATGATAAGATAAAAGAATTAGTAACAACAGCTTATCCTACAAAAAACGAAATAATATATTATGATGATAGAATGTTTTTTGCTAGTGATATGTTATATATATTAGATGTTAATACTTATTCAATCAAAGCAATAAATACATATAGTAGTAAAAATCGTATTATAGATTTACAGGGACAGGACTTATATATATATGGTCGACAATTAATGCTTTACGATATTGAGCATCAAAAATTGGAAAATAAAAATATATTCTTAGATTTAGACATGGATATTAACATTGATAGTAATTCAATAATTCAAGTTGACAATGAAAAAGATATTATAAAGAAGATGGATTTTGATGGTAATAGTTATAGTAATAGTAATCTAGGGGAATTTATGAATTATTTTATAGGTGATGATTCTATTTATTTAGTAGATGATAGAGGTATCATAAGCTTGCTTGATAAAGATAACTTGGAGAAGCTAAATGTAAACAGAAAATATGATAATTCATATATATATCAAGTGGTCAATAAAGATAATAAAAAAGAATTTAGAATTGAAAGTTATGACGCATCCGTTCACCTTAATAATAATACTTATTATCCTAGTAGTAACCATACATTAATTAATTTGATTTCAGATAAGAATGCATTAGAAAAGATAGGTATAATAAATAGTGATTGGTATGATTATAACAACAAATTCATTACGTATGTTAATGAAGAAGGAACTTTATATTATTATAACAGATATACTAAAGAAAGAAAAAGTCTAAAAGTTAAGAATGTAAATAATTTAAGAGTCATCAATAACACTATTTACTATTATTCTATAGATGATAAAGCTTTGTTTTGTTATAAAAATAATAGGCATAGTAAAATTGTTGATGGAAATATAAATAAATATGAGGTATTAGGTAATAAAGTTTATTATGAAGATGATTATCTATATAGAGTAGATAAAAGTGGTAATAATAAAGAAAAGCTTAACAACTCGTTAATCAAGATGTTAATAAAAATCAAAGATAATGTGTTTTATATAAACAATGAAGATATCAATGCGCTTTATAAAATAAATAACAATACAGAGTCAAGTGAATTAATTAATATTATACCTGCTCTAACAATTGATGATTATTTTACTGATGATGAAAAATTATACATCTACTATTTAGAAAAAGACAAAGAAGTTATAAAAGAAATAAATATCAATAATTTAGAATTTACCGATAAACTATATGAAAATGAGAACTGTATTATTTTTAATGAAACGTTACAGGGCAATAATATTTCTAGCGAAATCATATTAGGAGTATATGATAAGAAAAAACGTGATTGCTTATATTATGTAAGATGGTTCGGAGGTAATCAAAAATTTAATGATAATTACTTTTATTTTACAGAAAAAGGTAATAAGTATCCTTCTATTTTGAGAATTGATATTAATAATTTTAATTTAGAAGAGATATATGAGTGTACTAAGCTTACTATTGATAAACCAATTAGTTTTGTTGCAAATGTAAATTATTTGGCGATAGAAGAAATAGACAGTGGAAATGATTTAATGGTTAATATATATGATATCAAAACAAAGGATTTATTAAATAGCTTAAATAAATATTATAAATTAGGATTTTTAATAGATGATTATATCTATTATATAAGCGAAGACCAAAAAAGCATTAATAAATATAATATCAAGGAAAATATCAATGAAACCGTCATCAGAGCAGACAATTTAATACAAGAGCTATATATTAGTGATGATACAATATATTATGGTACCATTGAAGATCTGAAAATATTATAG
- a CDS encoding cupin domain-containing protein yields the protein MYDAEYFIDKLELIPHVEGGYYRELYKNTKQTSDRSLSTTIYYLLKSGQVSKFHKLTSDEIWFYHYGAPLTIHMITSNGEYCNSILGLDIEKNQQPQIIVPAGTIFGAEITDNDTFGLVSCMVSPGFDFNDFHMYTSDELIEEYPMHENIIRTLNG from the coding sequence GTGTATGATGCAGAGTATTTTATTGACAAGTTAGAACTGATTCCACATGTTGAAGGCGGGTACTATAGAGAATTATACAAGAATACAAAACAAACAAGTGATAGGTCTTTATCAACTACTATATATTATCTTTTGAAATCAGGACAAGTATCTAAATTTCATAAGCTTACGTCTGATGAAATATGGTTTTATCATTATGGAGCACCTTTAACAATACATATGATTACTTCTAATGGAGAATATTGCAATAGTATATTAGGATTAGATATTGAAAAAAATCAACAACCACAGATAATCGTTCCAGCAGGTACTATTTTTGGTGCTGAAATTACTGATAATGATACATTCGGTTTGGTAAGTTGTATGGTTTCACCTGGATTCGATTTTAATGATTTTCATATGTATACAAGTGATGAACTCATTGAAGAATATCCTATGCATGAAAATATAATTAGGACACTTAATGGTTAA